AAACTTCGCCTCTTGGGGCTGAGTGGAAAACAGATCACGGAAATCATTAGACGGGGCAGACCCTCTGATCACATGACGATTCTCTCTCCCATGAGTGGCATCGTGATCCGCAAAAATGCCCTTGAGGGGATGTACGTGAAAACAGGAACTCGTATTTATACCATCGCAGACCTGTCCTGGGTATGGGCAAAACTGGATGCTTATGAATCAGATATTGTATGGATCCGAAAAGGGCAAAAAGTTGAATTCCAGACGGAAGCGTATCCCGGAGAAACCTTCAAAGGGGAGATTACTTTTATCGATCCGTTCATAAATCCAAAAACCAGGACAGTTAAAGTCCGGGTAAACGTGCCCAATAAGGACTCCAAGTTGAAGCCGGAGATGTTTGTACATGCCCTGGTGAAGGCCCCCATTTCAGCCGCAGCTAAAGCCCTGGTGGCCTCTCCTGACGAAGCAACAAAATTCCCTTTTGTTATACCAGCCTCGGCGCCGCTTATCACGGGGAAAAGAGCTGTCGTTTATGTTGCTGTTTCCGGCCAGAAGGGAACCTTTGAAGGACGAGAAATCGTCCTTGGACCGAGGGCCGGTGACTATTACCTGGTTTTAAGCGGCTTACAGGAAGGAGAGCGTGTTGTAACCAACGGAAACTTCAAGATCGATAGTTCGCTGCAGATCCAGGCGAAACCAAGCATGATGTCCCCCGGAGGTGGTGGTGGAGGAGGAGGGCATATGCAACATGGCGGAATGTCCATGGCAAGGAAGGAGACGGGGACAAAGAGCCCCGCAATGGAGATCCCTGCCGCATTTGCTCATCAAATTGAGAAATTGCTGGATGCCTACAGGAATATTTCGGGGAGCGTGCAAGCAGGTGATCTTACAGAAATCAGGGAATCATTTAAGAAGTTCGGAATTGCCTTGGATTCTGTCAATATGAACCTCCTGTCCGGACATCCTCACATGGTATGGATGGAATTGGCCATGCTTATGCGAAACGATTCCGTTATCGGAGGGAATGCAAAAGATCCGGAGGAAGCGAAAGAAGCTCTCTTTTCTCTGAAAAAACATATGAATAGAATAAGATCTCAATTTAACGTCTCACTTTCCAGGGCTCAACAATCGAAAGCTCACAATCATGCGGGAAACTCCGGGGATCACTCCAGGTAACAAAACTGAGATGTCATGGATTGATCGGATCATCAGATTCTTCCTGGAAAAGAAGATCGTCGCATTCTTGATGATTCTTCTTTTTGTGGGCTGGGGACTCGCCGTGGCGCCCTTTGATTGGAATCTTCGCGGGTTTCCCCGGGATCCCGTCCCCGTTGATGCCATACCCGATATTGGTGAAAACCAGCAGATAG
This genomic window from Deltaproteobacteria bacterium contains:
- a CDS encoding efflux transporter periplasmic adaptor subunit; the encoded protein is MKKISKTGVSGLIFFPALVLLFLFLLSLHMPWAQDHSAHQAQKTVSEKEEEKATVWTCAMHPQIQLPKPGKCPICGMDLIPVKTGKKKTGEMPGSLRELKLSPYAMKLAEIQTSPVERKSVSVHVRMVGKIEYDETRLGYITAWVPGRIDKLYVDFTGVSVHQGEPMVSLYSPQLMTAQSELIEAIRTANNLKRGKISSIKTTARQTITAAREKLRLLGLSGKQITEIIRRGRPSDHMTILSPMSGIVIRKNALEGMYVKTGTRIYTIADLSWVWAKLDAYESDIVWIRKGQKVEFQTEAYPGETFKGEITFIDPFINPKTRTVKVRVNVPNKDSKLKPEMFVHALVKAPISAAAKALVASPDEATKFPFVIPASAPLITGKRAVVYVAVSGQKGTFEGREIVLGPRAGDYYLVLSGLQEGERVVTNGNFKIDSSLQIQAKPSMMSPGGGGGGGGHMQHGGMSMARKETGTKSPAMEIPAAFAHQIEKLLDAYRNISGSVQAGDLTEIRESFKKFGIALDSVNMNLLSGHPHMVWMELAMLMRNDSVIGGNAKDPEEAKEALFSLKKHMNRIRSQFNVSLSRAQQSKAHNHAGNSGDHSR